From the genome of Candidatus Defluviilinea proxima:
AACAGGCACGTCTTGTGGGATTCTTTCAAAGTGTCGAGCAAAGCATCATTCAGGTTGAAGCACAAGAAATAAATCTAAGATCACTGCAAAAGACATTGAGCAATGGTTTAGTAAGCGACCCGCCTATATTTGGCAATTTGCTCTCAAAGAAAGTTTGCAAACCGTTTTTATTTAGTGATGTTGTTGAATGCGTTGAAGAACATGATAGAACTCCATTAGAAAACGGCTTGACCCGTTTTATCGGGTTAGAAAATATCGAGCCAGAGAATTTTTCTTTACAGGGATTTGGCAACATCGAAAATGGCACAACTTTTACAAAGCGATTCGCTAAAGGCGATGTACTTTTTGGCAAACGCCGAGCCTATCTAAAGAAAGTTGCCATTACCGATTTTGATGGTGTCTGTTCAAGTGATATTTTGGTATTCAGAGCAATAAAAGAAAAAATCCTAACCGAACTTTTACCTTTTTATGTTTCATCGGATTCCTTTATGAAACATGCTGTCACTACTTCCGCAGGGTCACTTTCACCAAGAACAAAATGGAGAGATTTAGCAGGTTTTCAACTCTCTATTCCTGATATTAAGACACAGGAAAAGATGGTTGATGTGTTCAATCAGTTAAGCCAGTCGCTTCAATTACTTGGCAAGCAAAAAGAAATCTTGAAGAAGTTAAAGCAAAAACTTCTAAAT
Proteins encoded in this window:
- a CDS encoding restriction endonuclease subunit S, with translation MITASRQADIFAKKTSWETMKLSDLCLIDPSRKELNGIDINLDVSFGMMADLGEHVREFTPKETKKISEVTKGGYSYFKNEDVLLAKMTPCFENGKSGIALNLENGIGFGSTEFYVLRSNGKILPDLIYHVISSDKFLNDGQYSLVGTTGRRRLLKQFVESYEIPVPPPDEQARLVGFFQSVEQSIIQVEAQEINLRSLQKTLSNGLVSDPPIFGNLLSKKVCKPFLFSDVVECVEEHDRTPLENGLTRFIGLENIEPENFSLQGFGNIENGTTFTKRFAKGDVLFGKRRAYLKKVAITDFDGVCSSDILVFRAIKEKILTELLPFYVSSDSFMKHAVTTSAGSLSPRTKWRDLAGFQLSIPDIKTQEKMVDVFNQLSQSLQLLGKQKEILKKLKQKLLNEILG